GTTTTCCTCGAGATACATGCTCAGAATTCTGTCGAGAACGGGATATGGAGGAAGTGAATCCTGATCAGTCTGGTTGGGCTTCAATTCAGCCGACGGCACCTTGTCGATTATTTCGCGGGGGATGATTTCCTTCTCGCGATTTATATACTCACATAATCTGTAAACATCAGTTTTATAAACATCACCGATGACAGCGAGTCCGCCACACATGTCGCCATAGAGAGTCGCATAACCCGTGGCGAGTTCCGATTTGTTACCAGTAGTAACAAGTAAATGGTTGAATTTGTTGCTGATTGCCATCATATAGAGTCCTCGGATACGGGACTGCATATTTTCCTCGGTCACATCTTCGGCACGGTCACCAAAAACGGGATTCAACATCTCCTTTATTTTTTCAAATACAGGTTGAATTGGAACCGTATTGTGTGAGATGCCGAGATTATCGATCAGTTTCAAAGAATCGTCTATACTGCCTTTGCTCGAGAACTCGGAGGGCATCATTAAAACAAAGACATTTTCCGCTCCGAGAGCTTTCACCGCGAAGTATGCGACGATTGCCGAGTCGATTCCGCCGCTTAAACCGAGACAGATAGATTTGAAATTAAGCTTTCTGCAGTAATCTTTCAGTCCAAAAATGAGTGAGTTGTGCACTTCCTCTTCAAAAGAAGATTCAACGGCTTTGATTTCATCATATTCGAGGGAAGTATCATAGATTAAATAATCCTCTTCGAATGTTTTCCCGAGTTTTACGAGTTCGCCGCGGTTATTGAAACACATACTTGCGCCATCGAAGATCAGTTCAGTCTGAGCTGCGGCACAGCAGTTGTAAACGAGTTTGACCCTGTCCTTTTTGGCGATGGTTTGCAACATTTTGTAACGGGCTTTTCGTTTCCCGAAGGAGTAGGGACTTGCGGAAATATTAATCAGAAGTGTAGCTCCCTTTTCAATCTGTTCCTTAACGGGATCAACGGGATATAATCTTTTTTTCCAGTAGTCCTCATCATTCCAGATATCTTCACAGACAGAAAGACCGATGGTTTCACCCTTGAATTCAAAAACCTTCACTTCATCTGCTGCTTCAAAATATCGGACCTCGTCAAATACATCGTAATTCGGGATCAGGGATTTGTTCTGAACTACCTTTATTTCACCATCGAAGCAGAAGAGGGCACTGTTTTCAATGTTCGTGCCGATGTTGTCTTCAAACTCGGTAATAGATCCGAATACGAGAGCGGTTTCACTGTTGGTTGCAGATGCAATTTCGACGGCAGCAGCCGCAACTTTTTTACGAAATGCTTTTTTTTCGACGAAATCGAGCGGTGGATATCCCGTCAGTGCCAATTCGGGAAACACTGCAATATCAGCACCGTCAGTGACAGCCCTTTTGTATCCATCAATTATTTTCCCTTTGTTCCCGTCAATATCTCCAATTACCGGGTTTATCTGGCAAACAGCAATCTTCATTGTCTCAAATTTTAATTATTCAAACCCCAAATATACGGAATAGAGAGATAGAACAGAGAGGCACTTCGCCATGAGTACCGAGGACAAGCGTTCAGTATTAACGATAGCTTAACCTTCGCTTAACATTACCTTAACATTTGAACCCGTTATTTGGAGCGTCGAAGAAAAAAAATAGAGGAAAAAATGATTCGCACAAAAAAGAACAGTTTAATGAAGTTTATAATTTTCTTGTTTTTATCAACAACGGCAATCTTTGCCCAAACAGGAAGCATCACCGGAAAAATAAAGGATAAATCTAACGGTGATCTTTTAACAGGTGCAAATGTTGTGGCGGAAGGAACCAAACTTGGCGCGACTGCCGATCTGGATGGTAACTATACAATTGCCAAAGTCCCAGAGGGCGTTTACACCATTAAAGTTTCTTTCATCTCTTACAATGCAGTTAAAATTGAGAAAGTGGTTGTAAAACAGGGACAGACCACCAAAGTTGATGTTTCGCTCGAAGCTGCCACTGCAACAATGAAAGAAGTTGTTGTAACCGCAGACGCTCTTCAAAACACAGAAACATCGATGGTTAAAAATTCGAAAAATTCCCTTGTGATTGTCGAGGGCTTCTCCGGCGAAATGATTAGTAAAACGAGCAGTTCAGACGGTGCCGATGTCCTTAAGAAGATGACCGGTGTAACGATTACCGATGGAAAGTATGCATATATTCGCGGAGTTGGTGATAGATATAACAATACGATGCTGAATGGAGCAAACCTTCCGAGCACTGATCCTGAGAAAAAGTCATTTTCATACGATATTTTCCCGGCAAACCTTATTGAGAGTATCGTCACTTCAAAAACCTTTACTCCCGACAAACCGGCAGATTTTTCAGGCGGGCTTGTACACATCAAAACAATTGAATTCCCCGACAGATTTTTCGTAAATCTAAGTCTTTCCTCGAGCTACAACACTTTCGGAACAGGAAAAGATGCACTGACCTATCAGGGTGGCAGAAGATGGCTTGGAAATGACGACGGTACGAGAGCACTTCCCTCAACAGTCCCCTCGGGCAGATTGAGCAGCGCAGACCCCGTCGCTTTGCAGACAATAGGCAGATCTTTCTCAAACAAGTGGGCTACTTCAAACACATCACTTCCGATGAATACCGGTTTTAACATCTCTCTCGGAAACAGATATTCATTTTTCGAAGATCATCTATTAGGAATTATTGCTTCAGTCACATATTCAAACTCGAATGAATCTGAATCACTTGAAAGGAACAACTACACTTTCTCAGGTCCGAGATTTGAATACACCGGTAACAACTACAGAAATTCTGTAATGATGGGAGGATTGTTAAATCTCTCCTACAGAATCGGAGCAAACAACAAGGTAAGCTGGAAAAATGTTTTCAGTCAGAACTCTGATGACGAGGTGACAAAATACAAAGGTGACTATTACACAAATCCCGATTACAGAGAGCAGACGACTCTAAGATATGTAACCAGAAATCTTCTTTCCACTCAGCTTCTTGGTGAGCACTACCTCGATGTTTTACAGGGATTGAGAGTAATGTGGAATGCAAATTATGCGATCTCGAAAAGGGATGAACCCGATGCAAGAAGATTTGTCTACTCCAGACTCCTTGATGAGACTGATCAGCCGTTAAGATTCCAGATGGATCAGTCGGTTGCAACCAGATATTTTGCCGGACTTACTGACATCAACCGTGGTGCAAATATTGATTTCAATCTTAAGCCGTTCGAAGACCCCAATCTGCCCTCGATAAAAGCAGGTTTCGCCTTTGACTTCAAAAACCGTGAATTTGGTGCAAGAAGTTTCGGATACAAAAATGTACCCGGCGGCAATTTTGCTAAAGAGGACAGCATTCTTCAACTTTCAGTTGATCAGATTTTTAAGGATGAAAACATAGTTCCAAATTTCATCCAGATAACAGAGATGACGAAACCGTCTGATTCATATCAGTCGAACCAGACAATTATGGCATCATACTTTGCACTCGATTTCTCCCTTTTTGAGAGAGTA
The nucleotide sequence above comes from Ignavibacteria bacterium. Encoded proteins:
- a CDS encoding carboxypeptidase-like regulatory domain-containing protein, with amino-acid sequence MKFIIFLFLSTTAIFAQTGSITGKIKDKSNGDLLTGANVVAEGTKLGATADLDGNYTIAKVPEGVYTIKVSFISYNAVKIEKVVVKQGQTTKVDVSLEAATATMKEVVVTADALQNTETSMVKNSKNSLVIVEGFSGEMISKTSSSDGADVLKKMTGVTITDGKYAYIRGVGDRYNNTMLNGANLPSTDPEKKSFSYDIFPANLIESIVTSKTFTPDKPADFSGGLVHIKTIEFPDRFFVNLSLSSSYNTFGTGKDALTYQGGRRWLGNDDGTRALPSTVPSGRLSSADPVALQTIGRSFSNKWATSNTSLPMNTGFNISLGNRYSFFEDHLLGIIASVTYSNSNESESLERNNYTFSGPRFEYTGNNYRNSVMMGGLLNLSYRIGANNKVSWKNVFSQNSDDEVTKYKGDYYTNPDYREQTTLRYVTRNLLSTQLLGEHYLDVLQGLRVMWNANYAISKRDEPDARRFVYSRLLDETDQPLRFQMDQSVATRYFAGLTDINRGANIDFNLKPFEDPNLPSIKAGFAFDFKNREFGARSFGYKNVPGGNFAKEDSILQLSVDQIFKDENIVPNFIQITEMTKPSDSYQSNQTIMASYFALDFSLFERVKLITGFRYEKSELELSSKTLTGENVKSKPEYNDILPSVNLTIQPTEQMNVRLAYTKTLARPEFRETAPFSYFDFLENEIVQGNPDLKRTLVTNYDLRFEYYPARAADMFAVGLFYKNFADPIEQVFLPSSSFEPIRGFKNAKSANNFGLELEVRKSLDFISPTLFGVAFVGNATWIKSEVEFETGNTQSTYQEATRPMQGQAEYVLNAGLYYDHFEGGFSASLVYNKVGQKILKVGFAGLGDIVELPRDQVDISVSQRILESLTLKFTVKNLLAQDYIAMQKSPLGDRASSRIKRGSDMSLGVSWKF
- a CDS encoding NAD+ synthase; amino-acid sequence: MKIAVCQINPVIGDIDGNKGKIIDGYKRAVTDGADIAVFPELALTGYPPLDFVEKKAFRKKVAAAAVEIASATNSETALVFGSITEFEDNIGTNIENSALFCFDGEIKVVQNKSLIPNYDVFDEVRYFEAADEVKVFEFKGETIGLSVCEDIWNDEDYWKKRLYPVDPVKEQIEKGATLLINISASPYSFGKRKARYKMLQTIAKKDRVKLVYNCCAAAQTELIFDGASMCFNNRGELVKLGKTFEEDYLIYDTSLEYDEIKAVESSFEEEVHNSLIFGLKDYCRKLNFKSICLGLSGGIDSAIVAYFAVKALGAENVFVLMMPSEFSSKGSIDDSLKLIDNLGISHNTVPIQPVFEKIKEMLNPVFGDRAEDVTEENMQSRIRGLYMMAISNKFNHLLVTTGNKSELATGYATLYGDMCGGLAVIGDVYKTDVYRLCEYINREKEIIPREIIDKVPSAELKPNQTDQDSLPPYPVLDRILSMYLEENKEVDEIAPVIGDRALVIKMLNLVDRNEFKRKQGAPVLRVSNKAFGYGRRFPIVQRWSR